A single region of the Apodemus sylvaticus chromosome 7, mApoSyl1.1, whole genome shotgun sequence genome encodes:
- the Bud13 gene encoding BUD13 homolog, whose translation MAAAPPLSKAEYLKRYLSGTDAALEGGSESGRKRRKKRPKPGGAGGKGMRIVDDDVGWAAISTAKLEREEEEDGDLPVVAEFVDERPEEVKQMEAFRSSAKWKLLGGRSEDGHFQHDDQDPSPPRRVRHDTPDPSPPRKARHDTPDPSPSRRVHHDTPDPSPPRKARHDTPDPSPSRRVRHDTPDLSPPRRVRHDTPDLSPPRRVRHDTPDLSPPRKVLHDLDASSPRKPHRNSSAVSPRRGHHGSSGTSSPRQSRNHSPAAAQHRRTLDSSGAQHLRRAHHDSPDMELPKAKSSKAAERAPGRTVPQSGLGPAHPPLSTDSKHQHDSDLSPPRKRQAKGHSGAKKQLDSKGHQNSDSDLSPPRNRLRRQSSDSDLSPPRRRQRTKSSDSDLSPPRRSPRPGKKTAHMYSGAKTGLVTDVQREHQEFKKQDQDTDLGAQFEFTETVFRDKSGRKRNLKLERLEQRRKAEKDSERDELYAQWGKGLAQSRQQQQNVEDAMKEMQKPLARYIDDEDLDRMLREQEREGDPMANFIKKNKAKENKNKKVRPRYSGPAPPPNRFNIWPGYRWDGVDRSNGFEQKRFARLASKKAVEELAYKWSVEDM comes from the exons ATGGCGGCAGCTCCGCCGCTCTCCAAGGCTGAGTATCTGAAGCGTTACTTGTCTGGGACTGATGCTGCCCTGGAAGGAGGTTCAGAGTCCGGTCGCAAGCGGCGCAAAAAAAGGCCGAAGCCGGGAGGCGCTGGCGGCAAGGG AATGCGCATCGTTGACGATGATGTGGGCTGGGCGGCCATCTCTACCGCTAAgctggaaagggaggaggaggaagatggagattTGCCTGTG GTGGCAGAGTTCGTGGATGAGCGTCCGGAAGAGGTGAAACAGATGGAGGCCTTCCGCTCCAGTGCCAAGTGGAAGCTCCTGGGAG GCCGCAGTGAAGATGGACATTTTCAACATGATGACCAAGATCCATCTCCTCCCAGGAGGGTCCGTCATGATACCCCAGACCCATCTCCTCCCAGGAAGGCCCGTCATGACACCCCAGACCCATCTCCCTCCAGGAGAGTTCATCATGACACACCAGACCCATCTCCTCCCAGGAAGGCCCGTCATGACACCCCAGACCCATCTCCCTCCAGGAGGGTTCGTCATGACACCCCGGATCTTTCTCCCCCAAGGAGGGTTCGTCATGACACCCCGGATCTTTCTCCGCCAAGGAGGGTTCGTCATGATACCCCGGATCTATCTCCCCCAAGGAAAGTCCTCCATGACTTAGATGCTTCTTCCCCCAGGAAACCTCATCGTAATTCTTCAGCTGTATCTCCTAGGAGAGGCCATCATGGTTCCTCAGGTACCTCTTCCCCAAGACAGTCCCGTAACCACTCCCCAGCTGCAGCTCAGCACAGAAGGACTCTTGACTCTTCAGGTGCACAGCATCTCAGGAGGGCCCATCATGATTCCCCTGATATGGAACTACCCAAAGCCAAAAGCAGCAAAGCTGCAGAGAGAGCCCCTGGCAGGACTGTCCCACAGAGTGGGCTCGGGCCCGCTCACCCGCCACTCTCCACGGACAGCAAGCACCAGCATGACTCTGACCTTTCTCCTCCTCGCAAACGGCAAGCGAAGGGCCATTCTGGAGCTAAGAAGCAGCTTGATTCTAAAG ggcaCCAGAATTCTGATTCAGATCTGTCACCACCACGGAATAGACTAAGACGCCAGAGCTCTGACTCTGACCTCTCTCCACCCCGGAGAAGACAGAGGACCAAATCTTCTGATTCTGACCTCTCCCCACCTCGAAGGAGTCCCCGTCCTGGGAAGAAG ACTGCACACATGTATTCTGGAGCGAAAACTGGGTTGGTCACTGATGTTCAGCGGGAGCACCAGGAATTCAAGAAACAGGACCAAGACACGGACCTTGGAG CTCAGTTTGAATTCACTGAAACTGTATTTCGAGACAAGTCTGGTCGGAAGAGGAATTTGAAGCTGGAACGCTTGGAAcagaggagaaaagcagagaaagactcAGAGCGAGATGAGCTATATGCCCAGTGGGGGAAAGG GCTTGCCCAGAGCCGGCAGCAGCAACAGAATGTGGAAGATGCAATGAAGGAGATGCAGAAGCCTCTGGCCCGTTATATAGACGATGAAGATCTAGATCGGATGctgagagaacaagaaagagaaggagacccGATGGCCAACTTTATTAAGAAGAATAAAGCTAAGGAGAACAAGAATAAGAAAG TGAGGCCTCGCTACAGTGGTCCCGCTCCTCCTCCCAATAGATTCAACATTTGGCCTGGGTATCGCTGGGATGGAGTGGACAG ATCCAATGGCTTTGAACAGAAGCGCTTTGCCAGGCTCGCCAGCAAGAAAGCTGTGGAGGAGCTTGCCTACAAGTGGAGTGTTGAGGACATGTGA